The region TTATGTGTTTTGTATGAAAGTTTatagaaaaaaaatctaaagaaataATGATCTAATGGGAGCGGAAGGAATTGAAGTCCTAATGCTGCTAACATTTGTTGTGTTGATGTTATGATTCTTGTATAGATGCTCAAGCAGGGTTGAAGCAAAGAGACCATTCAGTGGAGAATATTCCATTAACGGTGAAGAGAAAAAGTCGTCATGGAAGTAGCAATATTCTGCAATCCTCTTCTGTGGTGCTACAAAATCTTTCGAACAATGTTACATATGAAATTTTAGCTTTGCTTGTTGAAAAGCTGACTGATTTAAGTGAAGCGGATGATCATTTCAGTATGGAAATATTAAGTGAAATTGATACAGCTGTCGTCACCTTCAAAGTTGACATTGGTAAGAATTAAAAGTCAGCAATTTTTAGCTAGAGATGTTGTTAGAAAACCTCTGTTCAGTCACAAAAATATAACAAGCTAATTCTTATTTTAAAGAAATgccaaatgacaaaaaaaaaagagatggaAATGTGCAACTGTCAACAGGATCCTAAAAGAGGTTTATATTAACTATCTCAGATGAATATGCTCCATGGAAGCATCTTTCCAGGGGCTACTTCATTCTTTTCCTTGCTCAGTCTTTTAGTTTCTTAGCACGAAGCTCAATCCCTGTTTTACATATTCATTCCCTGAAAATTCTACCATGCCGCATGCATAAGCACTTATGCACTAAATCATGGAAAACTGGGGCTGTATAATATTTCATGTTTCAAATGTGGATATCATTGGGTATGAAAAATTATGTCATTAAGCATCCAACTTTCACTAATGTCACTCGCACACTATTCTAATGAGGATGCATGGTTTGCAAACAGCACAGATCTTGACTGCAGAACTAGATTATTCCTGAATAGTGAATAGTGAAATGTGTTTATTCTTTACCAAAGCTCCACAATTTATTTAGGATTGTCCAGAATAAGCTTTAAAGTAGGAACCTTTCCTTTTCAAAGAGGGCTTCAGATACCCATTAGTCATCATAGCTGCATGCTACCCATGTCATTTACTCTCCTATGGCTCCAGAGTAATACAACATCACagaaaacagtccctttggccaaccttgtccatgccgatcaatttggcatactgggctagtcccgttTCCCTGCATTTAAACAATAGGCCTTTAAATCCCTATTATCTatatatccaaatgtcttttaaaagtcatagtaGTATCTCATTCTGtagattcctctggcagctcatttcaaatACACCCAACTACTGAATGAAAAAGTTCCTCTTGAGGTCCCTCAAGATGGGTTTAAAATCTCTCCCCTCATTTTAAACCCATGCCACCtctagttttttttaattctctacactggggggaaaaaacagtgcattcactttatccatgctcctcatTGATCATGCATACTcattaaggtcatccctcagtctccaatgctcatccaagtttatccaacctctctcttGAACTCCAGCCAGCAAGTTTGGGTAACAACctagtgaatcttttctgcaccttttccttgAGTACAGCAAGTAATGAGATAATTCCAAATATTTTTGTGATCCTcaagttttaaaaatataacttaaGAGTAATTGGAAAAAGATACATAAATCTCTTGATGTTATACATTGCCACCTTCAGAGTAGTTGTGATTTTACTAACAAAGCATCAAAATAATCATCATTAACTAACTTTCTATCATTTGTGTTTTTGTTAACACAGGTACAACTAGGTTGGGGATGATGATGTCCTTTAAGTCACTGCAATGTTAAGTCACTGCAATAACCTGAAAATAGGGCATTACTTTTAAGCGGCTTAGCACGCCAGGCCACCAACCTGTTATATGCAATAACATCTGGCTCTCAGTTTAACATTGTGTCTGGTTGGGGTGTATACCTGCATATTTCGACTCGATTCATGGGCAATGGAGAGTTCTGAATTATTTTTGCAACTTTGTTTCCACCACCAAGAATCCCAATCCCTTCACTTTCTGAATAACTCTCCCACAGTCTTGCAATTAACTAGCACTTGGTCATGAACACTCAATATCTGAAGCTTTAACTTAATATCCCAATGTAAATGGGCTGATTGAGATTCTTCCTTTTCAATGCTTTTTAAAACAAACCATTTTTTCATTAAGAATAGAAAATtgataaaaatattattttggttATATTTAATTCTTGTATTCTTGCagtctttgtgttctttttttattaaaAATCTTTTATTTCTGCTCCTTATCCACCAAAGAGACTTTGGTTTTTAAAGTTGTAGATCACAAATTAGGGAGGATAGTCAATACCGAGGATGACTGTAACACATTTACCACTGAACATTAACTTGAAGAATGGCTAAATCATTGGCTAGTCAGGTTCTACAAATATAAATACAATTTGGTTGGAAGAATAGAGATTTATTATTTGTGTGATTTGGTTGTAGATGTGAAGGAACTAAAGAAGTTTAGCATTAATCATTAAAAGTTATATCACAGGTTAGAAACGTCATGACAATGGAAGCAAACCAAACATAAGAGTTTGcatccagagggacataaatgaAAAACAGGAAGTTATGCCGTATTGTACAATGTCTATTGAGGTACTGGTCAGGACGCAGAGAGTTTTGTATGGATGATGCCAGGAATAATTCTATTTCATCAGGAGACGACAATCTGGATCTCTTTTCTGTCCAGAAAAATGTCTGAGGGCTGACCTGATGGGTTATTAAAATGATAAAAAGATGTAAAGAAAATGTTTCATTTGTGGATGACCATAATTAAAGCCACTGTAAtaagctggtcaatagacaataggtgcaagagtaggccattcagccttttgaaCCAGAACcgtcatttaatgtgatcatggctgatcattcccaatccttgactccgctatctttaagagctctatcttgaaagcatccagagaattggtcttcactgccttctgaggcagagatttccacagatttacaactctctgagtgaaaaggtttttcctcatctccgttctaaatggcctaccccttattcttaaactgtggcccctggttctggactcccccaacattgggaacatatttcctgcctctagcgtgtccaatcccttaatatgtttcaataggatcccctctcatcctaaattccagcgtgtacaagactagtcgctccagtctttcaacatacgacagtcccgccattccgggaattaacctagtgaacttatgCTGCATGCCATCAAGCAATCCAGTACATATTTAAAGAGAAACACTTTTACAAAAAATGTGGCGACAATTGGAACCTGTTGCAACACTGGTCGAAGTGTACAGGTACATTTAAGACAATCCTATGAGGAAGAAAGGGATGGAGAGTAATAGCTGAGGAAAGACAGGAGGCTTATGTATAACAACTAGTTGAGCTGAATGGCTCATTTCTGTTCCATGTATTCTGTGTAATTCCAAGTAATTCAAATCTTGGGGTTTAATCATATAATTATAAAtttaaatataaagattgaaatgtTTAACATTTTTTCCCCAAAATTCTTAATTTAGACCTCTTTGAATTTGCTCAAAAATGTTCGAAAAAGGTTCTGCTTCAGCAAAATATTGAAGCAAAGGTATTGGAAACACCAATGAGCGTAAGAGTGGAGAATCTGCCTGCTAGTATCACTGAAGATCATCTAAGACTCTACTTTGAAAGTGCCAAAAATGGAAATGGAATTGTCAGCTCTGTTGAATtaacaactgaacacaatgcagCTGTGATTTCTTTTGAAAATCCTGAAGGTAATTTTGTATCCTGGAATATAATGATGAATTGGAAAATTTGCTATATttctattaatattttaaaataagccATTTTACCTTTTATTCTATAATGATTTTCTTTGTTTTATTACAGTTCTGGATATCATTCTGTCTCGTGCACACATGATTGATAAAACACCAGTTAATGTCTATCTCTATTACAAGTCCCTGGGTTCAGCTTTATACGGGAACAAAAGACCAGTGGTGAAAATGCCTGATCCCTTCATGTTCGATGTTGATTGCTATATTCTGCAGTTTCTTAAAAACGATGAGGGGCGAATTGCAGAAATCAGTGACAAAATGTCAGCATGTTACTGCAAAACAATATTCCCAGAATTGGGCCAATCAAACTCAATTAAGATTTCCCCAACATTTTCAAGACATTGCAGTTCATTTGAGAAATTTGCAAAGGACTGGAAAAGGGAAGCTTGGGATAATTTAACTCGTATTCTGTCAAAGTATAACACGATTACATATGATGTGAATCAATCAGTCTGGGAAATAATTAAGAGTGAACTTGATCAATATTTGAACCAAAATGTTGCTGTTATCCCAGACATTGCAAAGGAAAAAGTAATAATCACTGGAGTAATTGAGACTGTAGACATTTTGCAACAAAGATTCACTTCAGTTATAAATGATGCAATGAAAAAgatagaaagagaaaaagaaagtaTAACTGAGAGAGTACCAATTAATCTTGCCAAATACGTTCTACTACAAAATGATGGTCTAGAAAACAATGTTTCCAAACAATTTCCAGACCTTCACATGAAATTCAGCTCAGATGCAAACAATTTAACATTACATGGGTTACCTTCAGATGTTTATTAtgccaaaagcaaaatactaGAAAAAATTATTCTAATAAAAGAAATGAAAACTAATCTAGACCCTTGTCTTCGTAACTTTATACAAAATGTTAGCTGTGAaaaggtttcctcccacctttttACATCAAAAGATATCAGAGCTGCATTTGCCATCCAGGACAATTCTGTTGTGTTGATAGGAAGTACAGATAATTTCTTGTGTGGAGCAGAAGAGCAAATCAGAAAACATCTCGCTTTCAAATGCATTGAGATAAGAGATCCGACTGTCATTAGAAAGAATGAATGGACACATTTAAAGCACAAACTGGATGAAAGATTTAATTGTCAAATGATAAAAGTTGAAATTGAAGAGAAAACATCATATGGGTGTGTGCACGTTATTATCGCTGGTTATACTGATTCTGTTGAAGAAATATATGAAAACCTCAATGACTTTGTCAAAAAGAACACAATCATTCAAAGAAACATTCCATTTAAATCTTGTGGAGTGCTGCAATTTTTGGTGGCCTGTGACAAAATCAAAAATTTACAATCAACAACTCCAGATGTTGAAATAAAAGTTAATGATGGGAGTAATCATGCAAGTGTCTCAGTCACTGGTCCTGAAGAGAACGTCTGTCTTGTGGAGAATTCACTTTCAGATGCCGCTTCCAAAATTGTTAGGGAAATGCTGCAAATAACCACGCCAGGAGCAAAGAAATTTTGCAAAGAAAAAGAAGAAGTATATGGTTCCATAGTAAAGGACAAGTATGATTGCATTCTAAGACTTATTGAGCACAGTGACATGGAAGGAAATAATGATTTAAGCCAATTTTACTGTAAAGTACAATTGCCCAAAGGACCTGTAATTACTGTCAATAAAGGAGACCTGTGCAAGGCTCATGTTGATGTGGTTGTCAATGCTGCAAATGAAAATCTAAAGCACGTTGGAGGCCTTGCAAAAAGTTTGTTAGATACTGCTGGTGCAGTGTTGCAAAATGAGTGTGATTGGATTGTTAACCAACGAGGATCTCTTATGCCTGGTGATGCAGTTATGACTGATGCTGGTATATTACCATGTTCCAAAGTAATTCATGCAGTTGGACCAAGGTGGATGGATACTGATTCGAAAACCGCCGTGAGAAGATTAAAAAATGCTGTGGAGGAAAGTCTATGTTTAGCAGAAAAATATAATTTTACGTCTATAGCAATCCCTGCTATTAGTTCAGGAATATTTGGATTTCCACTGGCTTTATGTGCTGACACAATTGTCTCATCAATCAGAGAGCACTTTGTGAACTTGAGTGAAGAGAGTACACTGAAAGAGATCCACTTGACAAATCACGATGATAAAACTACTCAAGCAGTTGCAGAAGCGGTTCAGAAAATACTTGGTCATTTAATAGGTAATGCACCTGTACAGCCTAAAAGGCCTGCCTTTGGTAACAGAAGAAGAATAAATTGTCTTCGAACCCAAACAAAAGGAGGGCTAAACATCCTTGTTGTCAAAGAGAATATTCAAGATATTACAGTAAGTCTTCAATGTAACTTATTGATTTGAAATTTGTTCCAGAATTATTATTTAACCTTTATTTAATAATTAATTTCCTATTTCCAGGCTTCCGTCATTGTAAATGTAATTGGAAGTGATCTAAATCTCTCTTTGGGTGCAATTTCCAAAGCGTTATTACAAAAAGCTGGTCCACAACTCAAACGATTACTGGAGAAAGAAAGCCTGGGAAAACCACCTTACAACGGAAGAATTTATGAAACAAAAGGTTGCAATCTTGACTGTGAAGAAGTGTATCATGCTGTTGTTCCTTACTGGCGGGCAGGAACTGGGAATGCAGAAAAGGTAACACGTATTACAATTGACACCAGTTGAACAATTCATATTTTCAAAAATTTGTCATATTGATTTGAAGACTAAATCCGAAATTACACTTCAGGTTTTGAAAAATCTAATCAAAGATTGTCTGACGAATACCGAAGGCTCAAATCTGGATTCCATCGCATTCCCTGCAATTGGAACTGGCATGTTATGTTTCCCAAAGGATGTTGTTGCAAGTATTATGTTTAAAGCTGTTCTGAAGTTCAGCACTGCCAGAAGGTCAGCTCATCTTAAGACAGTTTACTTTGTGGTACATCCTGATGATCATCCTAATGCTCAGGTGAAGATTAAGTAGAGAATTTGTATATTTAGATTCatttcaatttattgtcatatatagtaAGGTGTGATAAAATAGCTTATTTGCATGAAGCTTGTAGTGTAAACGGTATACATGGTGATGATagatacaataaatacaatgacaaaaGAGATTGTAATGCAGTCGAATCTAGTGCCAAAAAAGTACCGTGCCTAATAGAATAACCAGAGTTCCACCTCTGCTGATATAAGATGTATTCTTCTGAATAATGAGGGATGATTTGCATTTTCAGTTTTACATTTAATATATACTTGATTGTGATACTAATCTGAATTCTGTAGAGACCATTTATCACATCTTTTGTTTCTAATACACTTATGAGTACATATGGCTAAAAAGCAAATGACTGCAGtagttgaaaatctgaaataaaaaaacacaatgaTGAAAATAGTCAgtcattcaggcagcatctgtgcaaagtGAAACTGATGACCTTTTATGACTTCCTCTACATTATAAATTACATTAGTACATGTACTATGGGATTActatggatgtctgaagaagggtctcgacccgaaacgtcacccattcctcctctcccgagatgctgcctgacctgctgagttactccagcattttgtgaataaatcaatttgtaccagcatctgcagttattttcttatactatgggatttgatgtttctatattttcacCCAACATGATGCAGTTTCGGGATTGTGTGGGCTTTAAAAGCTATTCCCATTTCTCTGAACAATAAGTGTTTTGTTATGTAGGCAATGACTTGCGAATTCGATAGAGTTTTTATGCAGCAGCCAAAAATTGGCGTCCTCAGTGAACAGCAGAAACCCACAGGTAGGTCATTGTGTATTGTGAATATAATTAGAATTTGTTTATTTGCTTTGATTACAATCAGTGAAGACTTTCTTTTATCATTGGTAAATTACATCTAATTAATGTTTTAAAACAGTCTTTCATGATTTTCTTGGCTTTCTTTGAATAAGTTTTCCACAAATAATCCACTAAATCTGTTGAGTTCAGGAAAATCAGAGTGTTTTCAAGCTTGCTTCCACAAATTCCTAAAGAAATATTTATcatctgtagatagacacaaaaagatggagtaactcagcgggacaggcagcatctctggagagaaggaatgggtgacatttctggtcgagacccttcttcagactggttagggataggggaaatgagagatatagacgatgatgtagagagataaagaataatgattgaaagttgcaaaaaagtaacaatgataaaggaaacaggccattattagctgtttgttgggtgaaaacgagaagctagtgcgaattgggtgggggagggatagagagagagggggggaatgccGATGCTACTTGAAGTTgagcgaaatcaatattcataccactgggctgtaagttgcccaaccgaaatatgagatgctgttccgccaatttgcatttagcctcactctgacaatagaggagatctaggacagaaaggtctgcatgggaatggaaaggagagttaaagtgtttagcaactgggagatcaggtaagctcagtcggactgagcaaaggtgttcagcgaaacgatcgcccagtctatgtttgggctcgccgatgtataagaatccacatcttgaacaacggatacagtagatgaggttgaaggaggtgcaagtgaacctttgcctagcCTGAAAGGACTGTTCGGGTCCCTGAACAGagtagagggaggaggtatagggacaggtgtttctCATCTATATTTTCTGTGGAGAAGGTCATGCAAATTAGGGAATGCAGGGAAGAGAGTGTAGTGATGTCTTGACATATTAAAAAAGAGATGTTGATGGCAATCTAAAAGCTGGATAAATCTCTGAGGCCTGACTACATATAATCACTGGACATTTTGGAAAACCAGGGCAGAAATTTGTGAATCTCTGGCAGAAATATTTGTATCATCAACCACGGATGAGAAAGGGAAGACTGGAAAGCGGCTCCTATATCTTTATTTAAGAGCCGTTGCAAGGACAAGACAAGGGGCCACTGTCTGGTGAATCTAACATCagtgataggaaaataactggacAGGGTCTCTGAGAAACAGGATCTACCTGCATTTAAAGGACGGGGACTGAATAGGGATAGTCAGCTTGGGTTTGTACATGGGAAattatgtctcacaaatttgaatgaattttttgaagaagtgactaCATTGCCTACAGAGAGaccttagcaaggcctttgacaaggtcccacatggtagacGGGTCGGAAGGTTTGATCACATGGGATCCGGGCTGAGCTAGCCAAGTGAATataaataagcgagttcggtattacaactgcgcatgtccaggtcatgggtcattcgggataatCATTCTtgccagctgagctactgtgtatacagacctgcgtttcatacgtATTTTCTAGTTttgcttcgaggtaagaaaatactgctttcaaaactattcactaggtgtatttatggttcatttgtacaaaactacaatgattttgatggtttaattggcttttccttGGTCGCTTGCTGGCTCGCTtcagtgagtgagcgagatcgtgacgattaaTAACAaccttttattgtttttgttttggaggggggtgtgaatgaaatgaaatgtatgatgtctataactatcaatagataatatgaaaagtatttTAGGGGTTTTCAGCTCTTATGTGTCCACGGCCACGGGCTGTATGCacgtttgttgacttctgaatgagttctgcatgtacatgtgtaaataaagttgtgtagtacaaaacttagtcacgagtctcctgactaatcatgtctcttctgatttccagtacattggataattttaatcagtatttgacattcaaattttcagttataatcttgtgattgtataaattagttcaatatacttgcaccattttcttttgctttGTAACTTGTATGTAATCactcctcccaacccttccgaatttggcggaaagtttccgctttcttatttcatttccgccattccgatttcgcctcacatttttctgcgaATATAttgcaacgcgtatgcgcatttggcatgcataccttttttttgctgaaaagttccattatgtgccatattatgaattttgatgtaaaattctgaactttggacatcaaaattatggatTTGTAAAAtcgaatgttgggaggtctgtgcaatggacatgcttacagatcGTGATTTGATAAGGTCCACGCAGCCgaacagataataaataaatgcccagcatcgagatgcattctcgactgcacagaAATATTTATAGAATGACCATGGGATCTACACTTGTAGGCTTTGACATGGTCCGACTAcaagaaacacaacactgtggtaactattggttggaattgccccaaatggcatgatcacattcttatcaaaagcttggggTGGGCAATCATCTGTTACACACATTGTTTggaagagtggatttttgaacttagttgatcctggggattgcaCAGTGGCGGATAGAGGATTTTCCATTCAAGAAGACATTGTTTCGCCAAACCTATTTAGAGATTCCCCTCCCAGCggtggttatcagcaaatgaccagagaaaaagtACACACAACCAAGAAGGTTGTCAATGTCCGCATTCATGTTGGGCATTCACACAGTTCCGCCCAATACGTACACACAGTTTATACAGCGCTACATTCGCGATCATTAGCAATGCtctttgtttatcccgaatgtcctttgacaaatcccatgaatCTTTGCGATTATCGAAATACAGAACTTGCTTattggcttggtggtgggagtagGAGGTTATACTGGAGGGTTGTTTATCAGAGGCCTGTGACCAGCAGCATCCTGCAAGGATCCACTGGCTCCATTATGGTGTgtcatatatattaacaatttggatgagaatgtagttggCATGATTAGTAACGATTACACCAAAATAATGGATAGTGAAGGAGGTTATCTAAGAGTGCAACAGGATAACATTTGAAAGTGGGCCAAGGAGTGGTAGGTGGAATTTAACTTTGACAAGTGCAAAGTATTGTATTTTGGTAAGTAGAGAGTGTGATGAGTGCTTTGAAAGcactgtggtggtggaggcagatacaatagtggcatttaagagacttttggataggcatatgaatgtgcagggaatgtagcgatatggattatgtgcaggtaaataagaGTTGGACATggtatcatgtttgacacaggcaTTGTGATCTGAAAAGCCtgcttctgtactgtactgttctaattAAACAGTATTTTTAAGATATTATTGGGAATTAAGAAGAATCCTTCACCGACCAACCACAccgctcccccttcccatccccagaaaaatgtttttaaattgctTGTGTAGTGGACTTGCCCTGCATTGGAAGAGTTGTCCCATAGAGTAATTCAGATAGTTTGACATCATCTCACAGTCATATATTTCCGCTAGTTTCCACAATCACAACCTCTCGGGTATGTCCTAACTTAGCAGTGGTAATGGCACTGCGGTACACCAGAAACAGAATagccttgtgtcttttttgacaTATTTTTGATAATGTCTCAAGATATTAGATCAAAGATAAACAAAGGCACTTCCTGTTGATTTCAATATactgatcttcagctgaagatGGTGCTCTTCCATGACGAACATTATATAGAAGATGAGAATTGGAGATTAGAAGATAAATGTTATGAGCAAGTTTTAAAGGAACTGGCACAAAAATCTTCGTCTTCATCCTTGGGACATCAGATGGATATCAATCAGGTCCATCCTTCAGTGACCAAATGCACTTCCTGCTTTTCCAAGGTCCTTGGTTGAATACATTTCAAACAACACCCCAGAGAAAGCACCTCATTTAGTACCATTGTACTCTCTCCATCCACCTGTTGTATTAGAAAATCTCAACCTCTCAGTGCTTGCTATCAAAAGCACTAGGGCTACATACTGTGTATtatcatatttatttttaaagactatcaatgttaattaataaaagaaaatgttttaggAACAAATGAAAAACTACAAAAATATCGAACATTTTTACAGATCCTTTGTTTGGAAAAATGTCTTTAGATTCACCTGAGCAGGCTGAAATGCAAATGGGACCAATTTTATTACAAGTGGTACCAGGAGATATAACAAGGGAGACCACAGATGTCATTGTCAATTCATCAAATCAAACATTCACTCTAAAATCAGGTATTTCAATACAATGTTCAAAGCTTATTTGGAGAAATTTTTAATTCCTGTACATTGGCTTAATTTATGAAGAATGGTCTGGATTTTATTGCTGTTCTGCAC is a window of Rhinoraja longicauda isolate Sanriku21f chromosome 8, sRhiLon1.1, whole genome shotgun sequence DNA encoding:
- the LOC144595800 gene encoding protein mono-ADP-ribosyltransferase PARP14-like isoform X1, with the protein product MAAEEAFPYPLIVEGEWDQDVAKLLKNKLQIYFQSRKQCDGGECVVEYEDLASNQAVVHFANDQTRNNVLKKETHQINLRKRGIIHFTVNLPSKAAAERDGTTAAAQSPGQNNTGCAGNQSATGTDAQAGLKQRDHSVENIPLTVKRKSRHGSSNILQSSSVVLQNLSNNVTYEILALLVEKLTDLSEADDHFSMEILSEIDTAVVTFKVDIDLFEFAQKCSKKVLLQQNIEAKVLETPMSVRVENLPASITEDHLRLYFESAKNGNGIVSSVELTTEHNAAVISFENPEVLDIILSRAHMIDKTPVNVYLYYKSLGSALYGNKRPVVKMPDPFMFDVDCYILQFLKNDEGRIAEISDKMSACYCKTIFPELGQSNSIKISPTFSRHCSSFEKFAKDWKREAWDNLTRILSKYNTITYDVNQSVWEIIKSELDQYLNQNVAVIPDIAKEKVIITGVIETVDILQQRFTSVINDAMKKIEREKESITERVPINLAKYVLLQNDGLENNVSKQFPDLHMKFSSDANNLTLHGLPSDVYYAKSKILEKIILIKEMKTNLDPCLRNFIQNVSCEKVSSHLFTSKDIRAAFAIQDNSVVLIGSTDNFLCGAEEQIRKHLAFKCIEIRDPTVIRKNEWTHLKHKLDERFNCQMIKVEIEEKTSYGCVHVIIAGYTDSVEEIYENLNDFVKKNTIIQRNIPFKSCGVLQFLVACDKIKNLQSTTPDVEIKVNDGSNHASVSVTGPEENVCLVENSLSDAASKIVREMLQITTPGAKKFCKEKEEVYGSIVKDKYDCILRLIEHSDMEGNNDLSQFYCKVQLPKGPVITVNKGDLCKAHVDVVVNAANENLKHVGGLAKSLLDTAGAVLQNECDWIVNQRGSLMPGDAVMTDAGILPCSKVIHAVGPRWMDTDSKTAVRRLKNAVEESLCLAEKYNFTSIAIPAISSGIFGFPLALCADTIVSSIREHFVNLSEESTLKEIHLTNHDDKTTQAVAEAVQKILGHLIGNAPVQPKRPAFGNRRRINCLRTQTKGGLNILVVKENIQDITASVIVNVIGSDLNLSLGAISKALLQKAGPQLKRLLEKESLGKPPYNGRIYETKGCNLDCEEVYHAVVPYWRAGTGNAEKVLKNLIKDCLTNTEGSNLDSIAFPAIGTGMLCFPKDVVASIMFKAVLKFSTARRSAHLKTVYFVVHPDDHPNAQAMTCEFDRVFMQQPKIGVLSEQQKPTDPLFGKMSLDSPEQAEMQMGPILLQVVPGDITRETTDVIVNSSNQTFTLKSGVSMAILNAAGQAVATECQQKGSQKNSGIILTNPGNLMCRSIVHISGQNGPDQIKTAVNAVLQICEQQKFSSISFPALGTGQGQANPSQVADAMLDSVVDFIKITPSPSLQKIRIVIFQPQMLSEFHSSMKKHETSTSPENESLLKKIADKVTSVTSFLFGGQPKNNKESFTEDIIQFKDEIEPVHFEICGNSKQGVENAKSWMKNLVSKEQSEETIDSNYLFNFSEKEIEELKHLNKSLNIILDLKRDQSGAQIKIRGLTKDVLTAFTKIQKMINCLREEESERRNEDLVKNLVEWQFQDGNGYKPFASATNFKLEAAFGKDLTSINIQLLSKPCIVDLKNLTATIQGNNTIGLKRILKTEGLPIDALPDRWDGMKKLQYISVQLVQQSNEYQNVEQSFKESANTFQIVKIERIQTLCLWKNYMIRKQLFEDKNPAGTKNEMNLFHGTASDTLESISNLGFNRSFAGRNATALGNGTYFAVNAMYSTNNTYSKPDANGMKYMYRARVLTGVFCQGQGGMFTPPAKNSSNPTDLYDSVVDDVNNPSMFIIFNDIQAYPEYLITFK